A part of Larkinella insperata genomic DNA contains:
- the tsaD gene encoding tRNA (adenosine(37)-N6)-threonylcarbamoyltransferase complex transferase subunit TsaD — protein MTILAIESSCDETSASVCVNGKIQSNVVATQLIHEQYGGVVPELASRVHQQRIVPVVKRALQEANIEKNALNAVAFTRGPGLLGSLLVGTSFAKALALALDVPLIEVHHMQAHVLAHFIDEHRSPRFPFLCLTVSGGHTQIVLVRDYLDMEIIGQTQDDAVGEAFDKTAKLLNLPYPGGPLIDRYAQQGNPTAFSFPDVEMPGLDYSFSGIKTAFLYFLQKQTKANPDFVTQNLPDICASMQHTLIKILLTKLRKAARQTGIREIALAGGVSANSGLRAALAEMGQQEGWNVYIPKFEYCTDNAAMIAMAAHFKYLKGEFTSQEVSPLPRW, from the coding sequence ATGACAATTCTGGCAATTGAGTCTTCCTGCGACGAAACGTCGGCTTCCGTGTGTGTTAACGGAAAAATACAATCCAATGTTGTAGCTACGCAGTTAATCCATGAACAATACGGTGGTGTTGTCCCCGAATTAGCTTCGCGTGTGCATCAGCAACGGATCGTGCCGGTCGTCAAACGGGCTTTGCAGGAGGCAAATATAGAGAAAAACGCGCTAAATGCCGTTGCTTTTACCCGCGGACCCGGTTTGCTGGGTTCGCTGCTGGTCGGTACGTCCTTTGCCAAGGCCCTGGCGCTGGCGCTGGATGTACCGCTCATCGAAGTGCACCACATGCAGGCCCACGTGCTGGCTCATTTCATTGATGAACACCGTTCTCCCCGGTTTCCGTTCCTGTGCCTGACGGTGAGCGGGGGCCACACGCAGATTGTGCTGGTGCGCGATTACCTCGACATGGAAATTATCGGCCAGACGCAGGACGATGCCGTGGGCGAAGCGTTTGACAAAACCGCCAAGCTGCTGAACCTGCCGTACCCGGGTGGGCCGCTCATCGACCGTTACGCCCAGCAGGGCAATCCCACGGCTTTTTCGTTTCCGGACGTGGAAATGCCGGGCCTGGACTATTCGTTCAGCGGGATCAAAACGGCTTTTTTGTATTTCTTGCAAAAGCAAACGAAGGCCAATCCGGATTTTGTCACCCAGAACTTACCGGACATCTGCGCCAGTATGCAGCACACGCTCATCAAGATTCTGCTGACTAAACTGCGGAAAGCCGCCCGGCAGACCGGTATCCGCGAAATTGCGCTGGCGGGCGGGGTATCGGCCAATTCGGGGCTGCGGGCCGCGCTGGCCGAGATGGGTCAGCAGGAGGGCTGGAACGTCTACATTCCGAAGTTTGAGTATTGCACCGACAACGCGGCCATGATTGCTATGGCGGCTCATTTCAAATACCTGAAGGGCGAATTCACCTCGCAGGAAGTCAGCCCGCTGCCCCGTTGGTAA
- a CDS encoding endonuclease/exonuclease/phosphatase family protein has protein sequence MKKALFALLALVSTVAFAHNGTPKPTNRPSRKAKTLTVMTYNIHHCNPPSAGAKIEVDAIARVITKAKPDFVALQEVDVHTERSGKGVNQARELARLTGMHYFFSKAIDHQGGDYGVAVLSRFPILDSTRFILPVDPAIGGETRTIAAVTVEIAKGRKIIFASTHLDLKEPNRLTQSEQIVQHFGKSDLPMILGGDFNAQADSRVIQFLDGHFVRSCQACAPTIPVVNPSRAIDFIMYKPGETFKTLSTQVIDEQYASDHLPVVVKLQVN, from the coding sequence ATGAAAAAAGCCCTCTTCGCCCTTTTAGCCCTGGTTTCGACCGTCGCTTTTGCCCACAACGGAACTCCGAAACCAACCAACCGCCCCAGCCGGAAGGCAAAGACCCTGACCGTGATGACCTACAACATTCACCACTGCAATCCTCCCTCGGCCGGGGCCAAAATTGAGGTGGACGCCATCGCCCGGGTGATCACGAAAGCAAAACCGGATTTTGTGGCCCTTCAGGAAGTGGACGTCCATACGGAGCGTTCGGGCAAGGGCGTCAACCAGGCGCGGGAACTGGCCCGGCTGACGGGTATGCACTATTTTTTTTCGAAAGCCATCGATCACCAGGGGGGCGACTACGGTGTGGCCGTGCTGTCGCGGTTTCCCATTCTGGATTCCACCCGGTTTATTCTCCCCGTCGATCCGGCCATCGGGGGCGAAACCCGCACCATCGCGGCCGTGACGGTGGAAATTGCCAAAGGCAGGAAAATCATTTTTGCCAGTACCCACCTCGACCTGAAAGAACCCAACCGGCTTACCCAATCCGAACAAATCGTTCAGCACTTCGGAAAGTCGGATCTGCCCATGATTCTGGGTGGGGATTTCAACGCCCAGGCCGACAGCCGGGTAATCCAGTTTCTGGACGGGCATTTCGTCCGCAGTTGTCAGGCTTGCGCCCCGACCATTCCGGTGGTTAATCCCAGTCGGGCGATTGATTTTATCATGTACAAACCGGGCGAAACGTTCAAAACGCTGTCAACGCAGGTGATTGACGAGCAGTACGCATCCGATCACCTGCCGGTGGTGGTGAAGCTTCAGGTAAACTAA
- a CDS encoding MOSC domain-containing protein: MNTPVLKEIWIYPIKSLGGISLTEAAVEQKGFQYDRRWMLVEPNGTFLTQRENTVMALVNVELTDHSLRVYHRHRPDDVLEIALGQTSGEALTAYVWGKQAVDSLVVSPQADEWFSRLLGFPCRLVYMPENSLRPVDPDYAEPEDVVSFADGFPYLVISTDSLDELNRRAGETLEMIRFRPNLVVSGTNPHEEESWYHFQIGDLTFYGVKPCARCVLTTINPETAEKGKEPLKTLATYRRLDKKILFGQNALAETTGMLRVGQSVTVLERRPARLPFP; encoded by the coding sequence ATGAATACACCCGTCTTAAAGGAAATCTGGATTTATCCCATCAAATCGCTGGGCGGTATTTCGCTCACCGAAGCCGCCGTTGAACAAAAAGGGTTTCAATACGACCGCCGGTGGATGCTGGTGGAGCCGAACGGAACGTTTTTGACCCAGCGCGAAAATACCGTCATGGCACTGGTGAACGTGGAACTGACCGACCACTCCCTGCGGGTTTACCACCGCCACCGCCCAGACGATGTGCTGGAAATTGCGCTCGGTCAGACCTCCGGAGAAGCCCTGACGGCCTACGTTTGGGGGAAGCAGGCCGTGGATTCGTTGGTGGTGAGTCCGCAGGCCGACGAGTGGTTCAGCCGTCTGCTGGGTTTTCCGTGCCGGTTGGTTTACATGCCCGAAAACTCGCTGCGCCCGGTTGATCCGGACTACGCCGAACCCGAGGATGTGGTCAGTTTTGCCGACGGGTTTCCGTATTTGGTCATCAGCACCGATTCGCTGGACGAACTGAACCGCCGGGCGGGGGAGACGCTGGAAATGATCCGGTTTCGGCCCAACCTGGTGGTGTCCGGTACGAATCCGCACGAGGAGGAAAGCTGGTACCATTTTCAGATTGGCGATCTGACCTTCTACGGGGTCAAACCCTGCGCCCGTTGCGTGCTGACGACGATCAATCCGGAAACCGCCGAGAAAGGCAAAGAGCCGCTTAAAACCCTGGCCACTTACCGACGGCTGGACAAAAAGATTTTGTTTGGGCAAAACGCGCTGGCCGAAACGACGGGAATGCTGCGCGTGGGCCAGTCCGTTACGGTGCTGGAACGGCGCCCGGCGCGGTTGCCCTTTCCGTGA